In one Umezawaea sp. Da 62-37 genomic region, the following are encoded:
- a CDS encoding LysE family translocator, with protein sequence MPQQLIPFLLVVAVLTVTPGPDMALVLRNGVRGGTKPAWWTGLGCCAGIAVHATAAVIGLSALLAASATAYTVVKLVGAAYLVYLGVSALWHSRRKPTTTDTPTVEAPAPNPLLAFRQGVLSNVLNPKIALLFLTLLPQFIGTGEPRLATSAVLAAVFLAVAVIWWRVFTLLISPLSHLLARQKVRTAFERATGVVLVALGVKVALEGD encoded by the coding sequence ATGCCCCAGCAGCTCATCCCGTTCCTGCTGGTCGTGGCCGTTCTGACCGTGACGCCCGGCCCCGACATGGCGCTGGTCCTGCGCAACGGCGTCCGCGGTGGCACCAAGCCGGCGTGGTGGACGGGCCTGGGTTGCTGCGCGGGTATCGCGGTGCACGCGACCGCGGCCGTCATCGGCCTGTCGGCACTGCTGGCCGCCTCCGCCACGGCTTACACCGTCGTGAAGCTCGTGGGCGCCGCGTACCTCGTCTACCTGGGCGTGTCCGCGCTCTGGCACTCCCGCCGCAAGCCCACGACCACCGACACGCCCACCGTCGAGGCACCTGCGCCGAATCCCCTGCTGGCGTTCCGCCAAGGCGTGCTGAGCAACGTGCTGAACCCGAAGATCGCCCTGCTGTTCCTCACCCTGCTGCCCCAGTTCATCGGCACCGGCGAACCACGGCTGGCCACGTCCGCCGTTCTGGCCGCCGTGTTCCTCGCGGTGGCGGTGATCTGGTGGCGCGTCTTCACCCTCCTCATCTCCCCGCTGAGCCACCTGCTCGCCAGGCAGAAGGTCCGCACCGCGTTCGAACGCGCCACCGGCGTCGTACTGGTCGCCCTTGGTGTGAAGGTCGCCTTGGAAGGCGACTAA
- a CDS encoding cysteine hydrolase family protein, with product MTTALVLIDVQRGFDDLEFWGRRNNPDAEANIAALVKAWPGPVVAVRHDSVRPESPLAPGTPGNAFKPELDGLAPDLVFGKTVNSAFHGEADLHAWLGERGITDITVVGISTNHCVETTARVGGNLGYRVVVPIDATYTFDLEDLTADQLTAATVTNLRGGGFAEITTTAEVLAAL from the coding sequence ATGACAACAGCACTCGTCCTGATCGACGTCCAACGAGGCTTCGACGACCTGGAGTTCTGGGGTCGGCGCAACAACCCCGACGCCGAGGCGAACATCGCCGCGCTGGTGAAGGCGTGGCCGGGCCCGGTCGTGGCGGTCCGGCACGACTCGGTGAGGCCCGAGTCGCCCCTCGCACCGGGCACTCCCGGCAACGCGTTCAAGCCCGAACTCGACGGCCTCGCGCCGGACCTGGTGTTCGGCAAGACGGTCAACTCGGCGTTCCACGGCGAGGCGGACCTGCACGCCTGGCTGGGGGAACGCGGCATCACCGACATCACGGTCGTCGGCATCTCCACCAACCACTGCGTCGAGACCACCGCGCGGGTCGGCGGCAACCTCGGCTACCGGGTCGTCGTCCCGATCGACGCCACCTACACGTTCGACCTCGAGGACCTGACCGCCGACCAGCTGACCGCCGCCACGGTCACGAACCTCCGCGGCGGCGGTTTCGCCGAGATCACCACCACCGCAGAGGTGCTGGCCGCGCTCTAG
- a CDS encoding SPOR domain-containing protein, with protein sequence MNAWTQTLLLIVVFGLLAGVLRWAFGNDRRAVPDYTGDDFGLLNEVALVPTEEAARILAKRLRTAGIKATAVRAPQPGAYRVMVFPADIPDAKLLLRDV encoded by the coding sequence GTGAACGCGTGGACCCAAACCCTGCTGCTGATCGTGGTCTTCGGCCTGTTGGCCGGGGTGCTGCGGTGGGCGTTCGGCAACGACCGCCGAGCCGTCCCGGACTACACCGGCGACGACTTCGGCCTGCTCAACGAGGTGGCCCTCGTACCGACCGAAGAAGCCGCGCGCATCCTGGCCAAGCGCTTGCGCACCGCGGGCATCAAGGCCACCGCCGTACGCGCCCCCCAACCGGGCGCCTACCGGGTCATGGTCTTCCCCGCCGACATCCCAGACGCCAAACTCCTCCTCAGAGACGTCTAA
- a CDS encoding protein meaA — MPYPADRERDRPWVMRTYAGHSSATASNELYRRNLAKGQTGLSVAFDLPTQTGYDPDDELARGEVGKVGVPISHIGDMRRLFDGIPFDGANTSMTINATAMWLLALYVSVAEEHGADPNQLAGTTQNDIIKEYLSRGTYVFPPGPSLRLITDVVAWTVSNVPKWNPINICSYHLQEVGATPAQEVAYAMSTAIAVLDSVRDSGQVPPERFGDVVQRISFFVNAGVRFIEEMCKMRAFTRLWDDITRERYGITDPKQRRFRYGVQVNSLGLTEAQPENNVQRIVLEMLAVSLSRDARARAIQLPAWNEALGLPRPWDQQWALRMQQVLAYETDLLEYQDIFEGSKVVEAKVAEIVAGAREEIDRVQAMGGAVAAVESGYMKSALVGSLADRRRRVESGEDVVVGVNRFATSEPSPLQAEGANAIETIDPMVEIQAVEAIREWRAGRDESLVDSTLTALRAAAKTDVNLVEATIACAKAGVTTGEWSQALRETFGEYRAPTGVSAASASGEAGTEIARVRERVRATGEEIGERLRILVGKPGLDGHSNGAEQVAVRARDVGFEVVYQGIRLTPAQITSAAVQEDVHVVGLSILSGSHLEVVPAVVDGLREAGAGDIPVIVGGIIPPDDAVKLRDRGVARVFTPKDYELTQIMDEIITVVREARGLR, encoded by the coding sequence TTGCCGTACCCGGCCGACCGCGAGCGCGACCGCCCGTGGGTCATGAGGACCTACGCGGGGCATTCGTCCGCCACCGCGTCCAACGAGCTGTACCGGCGGAACCTCGCCAAGGGGCAGACGGGCCTGTCCGTGGCCTTCGACCTGCCGACGCAGACCGGCTACGACCCCGACGACGAGCTGGCCAGGGGCGAGGTCGGCAAGGTCGGGGTGCCGATCAGCCACATCGGCGACATGCGGCGGCTGTTCGACGGGATCCCGTTCGACGGGGCGAACACGTCGATGACGATCAACGCCACCGCGATGTGGCTGCTGGCGCTGTACGTGAGCGTGGCCGAGGAGCACGGGGCCGACCCGAACCAGCTCGCGGGCACCACGCAGAACGACATCATCAAGGAGTACCTGTCGCGTGGGACGTACGTGTTCCCGCCCGGCCCCAGCCTGCGGCTGATCACGGACGTGGTCGCGTGGACCGTGTCCAACGTGCCCAAGTGGAACCCGATCAACATCTGCAGCTACCACCTCCAGGAAGTGGGCGCGACGCCCGCGCAGGAGGTCGCGTACGCGATGTCGACGGCCATCGCGGTGCTGGACTCGGTGCGCGACTCCGGGCAGGTGCCGCCGGAGCGGTTCGGCGACGTGGTGCAGCGCATCTCCTTCTTCGTGAACGCCGGGGTGCGGTTCATCGAGGAGATGTGCAAGATGCGGGCGTTCACCCGGCTCTGGGACGACATCACCCGCGAGCGCTACGGGATCACCGACCCGAAGCAGCGGCGGTTCCGGTACGGCGTGCAGGTCAACTCCCTGGGGCTGACCGAGGCGCAGCCGGAGAACAACGTCCAGCGGATCGTGCTGGAGATGCTCGCGGTGTCGCTGTCGCGCGACGCCCGTGCCCGCGCGATCCAGCTGCCCGCGTGGAACGAGGCGCTCGGCCTGCCCCGGCCGTGGGACCAGCAGTGGGCGCTGCGGATGCAGCAGGTGCTGGCGTACGAGACGGATCTGCTGGAGTACCAGGACATCTTCGAGGGTTCGAAGGTGGTCGAGGCCAAGGTCGCCGAGATCGTCGCCGGGGCGCGCGAGGAGATCGACCGCGTGCAGGCGATGGGCGGGGCCGTCGCCGCCGTCGAGAGCGGGTACATGAAGTCCGCGCTGGTCGGCTCGCTGGCCGACCGACGGCGGCGGGTCGAGTCCGGCGAGGACGTGGTGGTGGGCGTGAACAGGTTCGCCACCAGCGAGCCGTCGCCGTTGCAGGCGGAGGGCGCGAACGCGATCGAGACCATCGACCCGATGGTGGAAATCCAAGCGGTGGAAGCGATCCGCGAGTGGCGGGCGGGCCGCGACGAGTCGCTGGTGGACTCGACGCTGACGGCGTTGCGGGCCGCGGCGAAGACGGACGTGAACCTGGTCGAGGCGACCATCGCGTGCGCCAAGGCCGGGGTCACGACCGGGGAGTGGTCGCAAGCGCTGCGGGAGACGTTCGGCGAATACCGCGCGCCCACCGGGGTTTCGGCCGCGTCGGCGTCCGGCGAGGCGGGCACCGAGATCGCGCGGGTGCGGGAACGGGTGCGCGCGACCGGCGAGGAGATCGGCGAACGGCTGCGCATCCTGGTCGGCAAACCCGGTCTGGACGGGCACTCCAACGGTGCCGAGCAGGTCGCCGTGCGCGCCCGAGACGTCGGGTTCGAGGTGGTGTACCAGGGGATCCGGCTCACGCCCGCGCAGATCACCTCGGCCGCGGTGCAGGAGGACGTGCACGTGGTCGGGCTGTCGATCCTGTCCGGCTCGCACCTGGAGGTCGTGCCCGCCGTGGTCGACGGACTGCGCGAGGCGGGCGCCGGTGACATCCCGGTCATCGTCGGGGGGATCATCCCGCCCGACGACGCCGTGAAGCTCCGGGATCGCGGTGTGGCAAGGGTTTTCACGCCCAAGGACTACGAGCTGACGCAGATCATGGACGAGATCATCACGGTCGTCCGCGAGGCCCGTGGACTGCGCTAG
- a CDS encoding F0F1 ATP synthase subunit epsilon produces the protein MTVQLVAVERRLWSGTATSVVAQTTEGEIGVLPGHEPMLGQLVEGGVVRIRTSEGETVTAAVYGGFLSVTGSGVSVLAEDAELADEIDVDAARSAAKDSDDLQRGRALAALRAAGQSA, from the coding sequence ATGACCGTCCAGTTGGTCGCCGTTGAACGCCGTCTGTGGTCGGGCACGGCCACGTCGGTGGTCGCCCAGACGACCGAGGGCGAGATCGGCGTTCTGCCGGGCCACGAGCCCATGCTCGGCCAGCTGGTCGAGGGTGGCGTGGTCCGCATCCGCACTTCCGAGGGCGAGACCGTGACCGCGGCCGTCTACGGCGGGTTCCTGTCCGTGACCGGCAGCGGTGTGAGCGTGCTGGCCGAGGACGCCGAGCTGGCCGACGAGATCGACGTCGACGCCGCCCGGTCCGCGGCCAAGGATTCGGACGACCTCCAGCGGGGCCGGGCGCTCGCCGCCCTTCGTGCCGCCGGGCAATCGGCCTGA
- a CDS encoding enoyl-CoA hydratase-related protein yields the protein MADYQHVLVAHTEDVVRITMNRPERRNSLTFEHLTELLGAFHEAAASGASGIVLAGAGPVFSAGHDFGDVSSRDLDGVRELLTLCTDLMRTIESVPQVVVARVHGLATAAGCQLVASCDLAVAAEEAGFALPGGKGGWFCHTPAVPVARVIGRKRLMEMALTGDVVDAATAERWGMVNRVVPAGELDGAVDELLGRATRGSRASKAVGKQTLYAQLDRPEADGYAIAVEVMAAASQTPAAREGMGAFLGKREAVWTD from the coding sequence ATGGCCGATTACCAGCACGTGCTCGTCGCGCACACCGAAGACGTCGTGCGCATCACGATGAACCGCCCGGAGCGCCGGAACTCCCTGACGTTCGAGCACCTGACCGAGTTGCTGGGCGCGTTCCACGAGGCCGCCGCTTCCGGCGCCTCGGGAATCGTGCTGGCCGGCGCGGGGCCGGTGTTCTCGGCCGGGCACGACTTCGGGGACGTGTCCTCGCGCGACCTGGACGGGGTGCGGGAGCTGCTGACCCTGTGCACGGATCTGATGCGGACCATCGAGTCGGTGCCCCAAGTGGTCGTCGCGCGGGTGCACGGGTTGGCCACGGCCGCGGGGTGTCAGCTGGTGGCGTCGTGTGATCTGGCGGTGGCGGCTGAGGAGGCGGGGTTTGCGTTGCCAGGGGGGAAGGGCGGGTGGTTCTGCCACACGCCCGCGGTGCCGGTGGCGAGGGTGATCGGGCGGAAGAGGTTGATGGAGATGGCGTTGACGGGGGATGTGGTGGACGCGGCCACCGCGGAGAGGTGGGGGATGGTGAATCGGGTGGTGCCCGCTGGTGAGTTGGACGGGGCGGTGGATGAGTTGTTGGGGCGGGCGACGCGGGGGAGTCGGGCTAGCAAGGCGGTGGGGAAGCAGACGTTGTACGCGCAGCTTGATCGGCCGGAGGCGGATGGGTACGCGATTGCGGTTGAGGTGATGGCGGCGGCTTCGCAGACGCCTGCGGCGCGGGAGGGGATGGGGGCGTTTTTGGGGAAGCGGGAGGCGGTTTGGACGGATTGA
- a CDS encoding sigma-70 family RNA polymerase sigma factor, with product MGTADVEAVWRIESARIVSSLARFTGDFGLAEDAAQEAVAEALVSWPLDPPANPAGWLRATARRRAIDAIRRRVALQDRYALLGAAPEVDEEVDPDGIDDDVLALMFVSCHPVLSPEARVALTLRVVAGLSSEEIARAFLVPVPTVQARITRAKKTIAAAGVPFELPAADQRAERVGGVLSVLYVIFTEGSTATSGDRLVRTDVAYEAIRLARTLAALLPDEPEVHGLLALCELTAARFPARTGQDGSPILLEHQDRRRWDFAAIHRGLASLARAAPRGLGPYGLQAAIAATHASASSVEATDWDRIVVLYEALGRVAPSPVVELNRAVAVAMASGPARALAIVDELVASNRLPGSHLVPTVRGELLARLGRRPEARAELELAARLCANQRERSVLLAKAAALD from the coding sequence ATGGGCACGGCCGACGTCGAGGCCGTCTGGCGGATCGAGTCGGCGCGGATCGTCTCCTCGCTGGCCCGGTTCACCGGTGATTTCGGGCTGGCCGAGGACGCGGCCCAGGAGGCGGTGGCCGAGGCGCTGGTGTCGTGGCCCCTCGACCCGCCTGCCAACCCGGCGGGCTGGCTGCGGGCCACCGCCCGGCGGCGGGCGATCGACGCGATCCGCCGCCGGGTCGCCCTCCAGGACCGGTACGCCCTGCTGGGGGCGGCCCCGGAGGTCGACGAGGAGGTCGACCCCGACGGGATCGACGACGACGTCCTGGCGCTGATGTTCGTCAGCTGCCACCCGGTGCTCTCGCCCGAGGCGCGGGTGGCGCTGACCCTGCGCGTGGTCGCCGGCCTGTCCAGCGAGGAGATCGCCCGCGCGTTCCTCGTGCCCGTGCCGACCGTGCAGGCCCGGATCACCAGGGCCAAGAAGACGATCGCGGCCGCCGGGGTGCCGTTCGAGCTGCCCGCCGCCGACCAGCGCGCGGAGCGGGTCGGCGGCGTGCTCAGCGTCCTCTACGTGATCTTCACCGAGGGGTCGACGGCCACGTCGGGCGACCGGCTGGTGCGCACCGACGTGGCGTACGAGGCGATCCGGCTGGCCCGCACGCTGGCCGCGCTGCTGCCGGACGAGCCCGAGGTGCACGGCCTGCTCGCGCTGTGCGAGCTGACGGCCGCGCGCTTCCCGGCCAGGACCGGCCAGGACGGGTCGCCGATCCTGCTGGAGCACCAGGACCGGCGGCGGTGGGACTTCGCGGCGATCCACCGCGGGCTGGCCTCGCTGGCCAGGGCCGCGCCGCGCGGCCTCGGCCCCTACGGCCTGCAAGCCGCGATCGCGGCCACCCACGCGTCCGCGTCCTCGGTCGAGGCGACCGACTGGGACCGGATCGTGGTGCTCTACGAGGCGCTCGGCCGGGTCGCGCCCTCGCCGGTGGTCGAGCTCAACCGGGCCGTCGCCGTGGCCATGGCCTCGGGCCCGGCGCGGGCACTGGCCATCGTGGACGAACTGGTCGCCTCGAACCGGCTGCCCGGCTCGCACCTGGTCCCGACCGTGCGCGGGGAACTGCTGGCCCGCCTCGGCAGGCGGCCGGAGGCGCGCGCCGAGCTGGAACTGGCGGCCCGGCTGTGCGCCAACCAGCGCGAACGTTCGGTGCTGCTGGCCAAAGCGGCCGCGCTGGACTGA
- a CDS encoding SigE family RNA polymerase sigma factor, with translation MAVNAADEGFEEFVELRSQSPLRTAYLLCGGDRGAAEDLLQDVLERMFLRWRRIKGPPEPYARAALANASANRWRRRSRKPEADWELAGVPSVGGHEERVVAQDAVPRALAELPPRMRAVLVLRYFDDLTELQTAAALKCGTGTVKSQTSRGLARMRELMVEVAR, from the coding sequence GTGGCTGTGAACGCGGCGGACGAGGGCTTCGAGGAGTTCGTCGAGCTGCGGTCGCAGTCCCCCCTCCGCACCGCGTACCTGTTGTGCGGCGGTGATCGGGGGGCCGCGGAGGACCTGCTCCAGGACGTGCTGGAGCGGATGTTCCTGCGGTGGCGGCGGATCAAGGGGCCGCCGGAGCCGTACGCGCGGGCGGCGTTGGCGAACGCGTCGGCGAACCGGTGGCGGCGGAGGTCGCGCAAACCGGAGGCGGACTGGGAGTTGGCGGGGGTGCCGTCGGTCGGCGGGCACGAGGAGCGGGTGGTGGCGCAGGACGCGGTGCCGCGCGCGTTGGCGGAGCTGCCGCCGAGGATGCGGGCGGTCCTGGTGCTGCGGTACTTCGACGACCTGACCGAACTCCAGACGGCGGCGGCGTTGAAGTGCGGCACCGGCACGGTCAAGAGCCAGACCTCGCGCGGTTTGGCGCGGATGCGGGAACTCATGGTGGAGGTGGCGCGATGA
- a CDS encoding DUF2550 domain-containing protein — translation MGIAEIVGVVLFVVVVALAYFAWRRLRLLRAGGVHVALRLRQGESGRGWHLGVGRYQGDEFVWFRVLSLGSGPDQIITREGLEIDDRREPAAAEAYAMPAGSTVLRCRSTSGGEVEIAMGPDALTGFLSWLESAPPGRSIPWAS, via the coding sequence GTGGGGATCGCCGAGATCGTCGGGGTGGTCCTGTTCGTCGTGGTCGTCGCCCTCGCGTACTTCGCGTGGCGCAGGCTGAGGTTGCTCCGGGCGGGCGGCGTGCACGTCGCGCTGCGCCTGCGCCAGGGCGAGAGCGGTCGGGGCTGGCACCTCGGTGTCGGCCGCTACCAGGGTGACGAGTTCGTCTGGTTCCGCGTGCTGAGCCTCGGCTCCGGCCCGGACCAGATCATCACCCGCGAAGGCCTGGAGATCGACGACCGGCGCGAACCCGCCGCGGCCGAGGCCTACGCGATGCCCGCGGGCTCCACGGTGCTCCGCTGCCGGAGCACCTCCGGCGGTGAGGTCGAGATCGCGATGGGCCCGGACGCGCTGACAGGATTCCTCTCCTGGCTCGAATCAGCGCCTCCGGGCCGTTCCATTCCCTGGGCTTCCTAG
- the murA gene encoding UDP-N-acetylglucosamine 1-carboxyvinyltransferase: MSEHFRVHGGARLVGEVDVVGAKNSVLKLMAAALLAEGTSTITNCPEILDVPLMADVLRSLGCVVVIEGDVVTITTPAELNHRADSEAMGKLRASVCVLGPLVGRCKRAVVALPGGDAIGSRPLDMHQAGLRKLGATTEIEHGCVVANAEGLHGAQIWLDFPSVGATENILMAAVLAKGTTVIDNAAREPEIIDICLMLKDMGAKIEGAGTSTLTVHGVDSLNPTEHRVVGDRIVGATWAFAAAMTRGDIRVRGVNPHHIDLVLEKLRMAGAEVTTYEGGPDEGFRVVQVDRPKSVDFVTLPYPGFATDNQPFAIALSTVSDGTSMITENLFEARFRFIEEMIRLGADARTDGHHAVVRGVERLSSAPVWASDIRAGAGLVLAGLCADGATEVYEIFHIERGYPGFVENLRKLGASVERVSA, translated from the coding sequence GTGAGTGAGCACTTCCGGGTCCACGGCGGAGCGCGGCTGGTCGGCGAGGTCGATGTCGTCGGGGCCAAGAACAGCGTGTTGAAGCTGATGGCGGCGGCTCTGCTCGCCGAAGGCACGTCCACGATCACGAACTGCCCGGAAATCCTGGACGTGCCGCTCATGGCGGACGTCCTGCGGAGCCTCGGCTGCGTCGTGGTCATCGAGGGCGACGTGGTCACCATCACCACGCCCGCCGAGTTGAACCACCGCGCCGACTCCGAGGCCATGGGCAAGCTGCGCGCCTCGGTGTGCGTGCTCGGCCCGCTGGTCGGCCGCTGCAAGCGCGCCGTCGTGGCGCTGCCCGGCGGTGACGCGATCGGCTCGCGGCCGCTGGACATGCACCAGGCCGGACTGCGCAAGCTCGGCGCCACCACGGAGATCGAGCACGGCTGCGTCGTCGCGAACGCCGAGGGCCTGCACGGCGCGCAGATCTGGCTCGACTTCCCGAGCGTGGGCGCGACCGAGAACATCCTGATGGCCGCGGTGCTGGCCAAGGGCACGACGGTGATCGACAACGCCGCGCGCGAGCCGGAGATCATCGACATCTGCCTGATGCTCAAGGACATGGGCGCCAAGATCGAGGGCGCGGGCACGTCCACGCTGACCGTGCACGGCGTCGACAGCCTGAACCCGACCGAGCACCGCGTGGTGGGCGACCGGATCGTCGGCGCCACGTGGGCGTTCGCCGCCGCCATGACCCGCGGCGACATCCGCGTCCGCGGCGTGAACCCGCACCACATCGACCTCGTGCTGGAGAAGCTCCGCATGGCGGGCGCCGAGGTCACCACCTACGAGGGCGGTCCGGACGAGGGCTTCCGCGTGGTGCAGGTGGACCGGCCCAAGTCGGTCGACTTCGTCACGCTGCCCTACCCCGGTTTCGCGACCGACAACCAGCCGTTCGCCATCGCGCTGTCCACGGTGTCCGACGGCACGTCGATGATCACCGAGAACCTGTTCGAGGCCCGGTTCCGGTTCATCGAGGAGATGATCCGGCTCGGGGCCGACGCCCGCACCGACGGCCACCACGCCGTCGTCCGCGGCGTCGAACGCCTCTCCAGCGCCCCCGTGTGGGCGTCGGACATCCGCGCGGGCGCGGGCCTCGTGCTCGCGGGCCTGTGCGCGGACGGCGCGACCGAGGTGTACGAGATCTTCCACATCGAACGCGGCTACCCCGGCTTCGTGGAGAACCTCCGCAAGCTCGGCGCCAGCGTGGAGCGCGTCAGCGCTTAG
- a CDS encoding YciI family protein: MSKYMLIMRGTDESNAAMMASIDEAMAETGRFIEEMLKAGVLLAAEGLDDAGKGVVVDFGGETPVVTDGPYGETKELFGGYFMLDVASKEEAVEWARRVPAVRGSKIEVRRVAGHDETPRDNG; encoded by the coding sequence ATGTCGAAGTACATGCTGATCATGCGGGGCACCGACGAGTCGAACGCGGCCATGATGGCCTCCATCGACGAGGCGATGGCCGAGACCGGCAGGTTCATCGAGGAGATGCTCAAGGCCGGAGTCCTCCTCGCGGCCGAGGGGCTGGACGACGCGGGCAAGGGCGTCGTGGTCGACTTCGGCGGCGAGACCCCGGTGGTCACCGACGGGCCCTACGGGGAGACCAAGGAGCTGTTCGGGGGCTACTTCATGCTCGACGTCGCCTCGAAGGAGGAAGCGGTCGAGTGGGCCAGGCGGGTTCCGGCGGTCCGCGGGTCCAAGATCGAGGTCCGACGGGTGGCGGGGCACGACGAGACCCCGCGGGACAACGGGTGA
- a CDS encoding helix-turn-helix domain-containing protein codes for MRTVGVLVLPGSRVFDIAVASEVWGIDRQDSGVPPFELRLCSPGRVITALAPIGAMPATHGLAGLADCDLVIVPGRGEPRAPVPAAAVKALRGAGGTLAGLCSGAFTLAAAGLLDGRAATTHWRLFDDLAVVAPKALVRKDVLFTEDGPIYTSAGVLGCADLCLHLVRRDHGAEVAAAIARRMVMPPAREGGQRQYVEPLMPVRAAKSGMASTVDWAVVRLAEPIGVGDLAEHSGLSERTFHRTFLTATGSTPGRWLQTRRVELAQRLLETTDLPVDRVAERSGLGTAANLRRRLRAELGVGPDAYRRTFRVAG; via the coding sequence ATGCGCACAGTGGGTGTTCTGGTGCTGCCGGGCAGTCGGGTCTTCGACATCGCGGTCGCGAGCGAGGTGTGGGGGATCGACCGCCAGGACTCCGGCGTGCCGCCGTTCGAGCTGCGGCTGTGCTCGCCGGGCAGGGTCATCACGGCGTTGGCGCCGATCGGGGCGATGCCCGCCACGCACGGCCTCGCGGGGCTGGCGGACTGCGACCTGGTGATCGTGCCGGGGCGTGGCGAACCGCGCGCTCCCGTGCCCGCCGCGGCGGTCAAGGCGCTGCGCGGTGCCGGCGGGACGCTGGCCGGGTTGTGCTCGGGCGCGTTCACGCTGGCCGCGGCGGGGCTGCTGGACGGGCGCGCGGCGACCACGCACTGGCGGCTGTTCGACGACTTGGCCGTGGTGGCACCGAAAGCATTGGTGCGCAAGGACGTGCTGTTCACCGAGGACGGCCCGATCTACACGTCGGCGGGCGTGCTCGGGTGCGCGGACCTGTGCCTGCACCTGGTCCGCCGCGACCACGGGGCGGAGGTGGCCGCGGCGATCGCGCGCCGGATGGTCATGCCGCCCGCGCGGGAAGGCGGGCAGCGCCAGTACGTGGAACCGCTGATGCCGGTTCGCGCGGCCAAGTCCGGGATGGCGTCCACTGTGGACTGGGCGGTCGTGCGGCTGGCCGAGCCGATCGGTGTCGGTGATCTCGCGGAGCACTCCGGGCTGAGCGAGCGGACGTTCCACCGGACGTTCCTGACCGCGACGGGGAGCACTCCGGGGCGGTGGTTGCAGACGCGGCGGGTGGAGTTGGCGCAGCGCCTGCTGGAGACCACGGACCTGCCGGTCGACCGGGTGGCGGAGCGGTCGGGGCTCGGCACGGCCGCCAACCTGCGTCGTCGGCTGCGGGCCGAACTCGGGGTCGGGCCTGATGCCTACCGGCGGACGTTCCGGGTGGCCGGTTAG
- a CDS encoding cob(I)yrinic acid a,c-diamide adenosyltransferase, translated as MAVHLTKIYTRVGDDGTTGLGDFSRVPKTDPRITAYADVDETNAALGVALALGALADDVHEVVRKVQNDLFDVGADLCTPIVPEPEYPPLRVTQPYVDRLEGWCDEYNARTGKLDSFILNGGTPGAALLHQARTISRRAERSTWALLEVDAERTNVLTAKYLNRLSDLLFILARVANPDGDVLWKPGQNA; from the coding sequence ATGGCTGTTCACCTCACCAAGATCTACACGCGGGTCGGCGACGACGGCACGACCGGACTCGGCGACTTCTCGCGCGTCCCCAAGACGGATCCGCGCATCACCGCGTACGCCGACGTGGACGAGACCAACGCGGCGCTCGGCGTGGCGCTGGCGCTGGGGGCGTTGGCCGACGACGTGCACGAGGTCGTGCGGAAGGTGCAGAACGACCTCTTCGACGTCGGCGCCGACCTCTGCACGCCGATCGTGCCCGAGCCGGAGTACCCGCCGCTGCGGGTGACCCAGCCTTACGTGGACCGGCTGGAGGGGTGGTGCGACGAGTACAACGCGCGCACCGGGAAGCTGGACTCGTTCATCCTCAACGGCGGCACGCCCGGCGCGGCGCTGCTGCACCAGGCGCGGACGATCTCGCGGCGGGCCGAGCGGAGCACGTGGGCGCTGCTGGAGGTGGACGCGGAGCGCACGAACGTGCTGACCGCGAAGTACCTGAACCGGCTGTCGGACCTGCTGTTCATCCTGGCGCGCGTGGCGAACCCGGACGGCGACGTGCTGTGGAAGCCCGGCCAGAACGCCTAG